Proteins encoded together in one Priestia aryabhattai window:
- a CDS encoding ferritin-like domain-containing protein gives MEEKMRQLIEGLNTDLAGEYSAVIQYTYYASTVTGLEYQILKPFFEGEIPDEQGHALYLSEKIKNLGGEPTTKPAEVKHVSNVTEMLKEASKAEKETIQRYEERKKQAEELGLTELVVKLEDMIADETNHMEEMERLLKDPRLS, from the coding sequence ATGGAAGAGAAAATGAGACAACTAATAGAGGGACTTAATACCGATTTAGCGGGTGAATATTCGGCGGTTATTCAGTACACTTACTATGCGTCTACAGTAACCGGCCTAGAATATCAAATTTTAAAACCTTTCTTTGAAGGAGAAATTCCTGATGAGCAAGGACATGCCCTTTATTTATCAGAAAAAATTAAAAACCTTGGCGGTGAGCCAACAACAAAGCCAGCTGAGGTGAAGCATGTCTCAAACGTGACGGAAATGCTTAAAGAAGCGAGCAAGGCCGAAAAAGAAACTATCCAGCGCTACGAAGAGCGAAAAAAGCAAGCGGAAGAGTTAGGATTAACAGAGCTTGTTGTAAAACTTGAAGATATGATTGCAGATGAAACAAATCATATGGAAGAAATGGAACGTTTATTAAAAGATCCCCGACTAAGTTAA
- a CDS encoding glycoside hydrolase family 32 protein gives MKKKGAYKWITLVVLLVVIAGLIIAGVSKKEDTQDQGKEKGNKSESTYRPVYHFSTPDKWKNDPQKPIYFDGKYHYYYLYNHDYLKGNGTEWRHATSKDLVHWKDEGVAIPKYTNKNGDIWSGSVVEDKENTAGFGKGTIVAIMTQPSADGQKQEQYLWYSTDRGKTFKSYSKNPIMPNPGTKDFRDPKVIWDNEHDKWVLVMSEGEKIGFYESSNLKDWTYTGGFVTKDIGITECPDLFQMKADDGTIKWVLGTSANGKESGKPNTYAYWTGNYDGTTFTPDIDEPQWLDHGFDWYGGVTFKDGKNEDSLEKRYAFAWMNNWDYPDETPTMKEGFNGFDSVTRKITLSKQDDDQYSLLSQPAEELNQLTDSTNSLKQVEVNGEKKLKIKGEAYQLDTDISWSDAENVGLRLRESTDQKRHIDVGVFAKDNVSYVNRSYSNQPDQSKKYVESRNFFDAGKKNVHLKILVDKTSIEVFVDDGKTVHSSEVFPRHNDQGITLFSQGGTSFFKNIEIKHFRSIQ, from the coding sequence TTGAAGAAAAAAGGTGCTTATAAATGGATAACGCTTGTCGTTCTTTTAGTTGTAATAGCTGGACTCATTATAGCAGGCGTATCCAAAAAAGAGGATACACAAGACCAAGGAAAAGAAAAAGGGAATAAAAGTGAATCTACCTATCGTCCAGTGTATCATTTTAGTACGCCTGATAAATGGAAAAATGATCCTCAAAAGCCCATTTATTTTGACGGAAAATATCACTACTATTACTTATACAATCATGATTACCTTAAAGGGAACGGGACGGAATGGCGACATGCAACGTCTAAAGATTTGGTTCATTGGAAAGATGAAGGAGTAGCTATTCCAAAGTATACAAATAAAAATGGCGATATATGGTCCGGCTCCGTTGTAGAAGATAAGGAGAACACAGCAGGCTTTGGTAAAGGCACAATTGTAGCTATTATGACCCAGCCTTCTGCCGATGGACAAAAGCAAGAACAGTATCTATGGTATAGTACCGATAGAGGAAAAACCTTTAAATCATATAGCAAAAATCCTATCATGCCTAATCCAGGCACCAAAGATTTTAGAGATCCCAAAGTCATATGGGATAATGAACATGACAAGTGGGTGCTCGTCATGTCAGAAGGTGAAAAAATCGGATTTTATGAATCTTCTAATCTAAAGGATTGGACGTATACAGGAGGATTTGTAACCAAAGATATTGGCATTACAGAATGTCCAGACCTTTTTCAAATGAAGGCAGATGACGGGACAATCAAGTGGGTTCTCGGGACAAGTGCGAATGGAAAAGAAAGCGGAAAGCCAAACACCTATGCTTATTGGACGGGAAATTACGATGGAACAACATTCACTCCTGATATAGACGAGCCACAATGGCTAGATCATGGCTTCGATTGGTACGGAGGAGTCACTTTTAAGGACGGTAAAAATGAGGATTCCTTAGAAAAACGCTATGCTTTTGCATGGATGAACAACTGGGATTATCCAGATGAGACGCCAACGATGAAAGAAGGGTTTAACGGATTCGATTCAGTAACCCGTAAAATTACGCTTTCGAAACAAGACGACGATCAGTACAGTCTGTTATCACAGCCTGCCGAAGAATTAAATCAGCTAACTGATTCAACAAATTCTCTTAAACAAGTAGAAGTAAATGGGGAGAAAAAGTTGAAAATAAAAGGCGAAGCTTATCAGCTTGATACAGATATTTCGTGGTCGGATGCAGAGAATGTAGGCTTAAGACTGCGAGAGTCTACAGATCAAAAGCGGCATATTGATGTGGGGGTTTTTGCAAAAGATAACGTTTCTTATGTGAATAGAAGCTATAGTAATCAGCCTGATCAAAGCAAAAAGTATGTGGAAAGCCGCAATTTTTTTGATGCAGGCAAGAAAAATGTTCATTTGAAAATATTGGTAGACAAAACGAGTATTGAAGTCTTTGTTGATGATGGAAAAACAGTGCATTCTAGCGAGGTATTTCCGCGTCACAATGACCAAGGAATTACGCTTTTCTCCCAAGGAGGAACGTCTTTCTTTAAAAATATAGAAATCAAACATTTCCGATCCATTCAGTAA
- a CDS encoding MDR family MFS transporter — protein MRKRIMTALLLVTVLAAMEGTIVSTAVPRITSDLSGIELVSWVYAIYMLTTAVSTPIYGKLADLFGRKKVMLVGIIIFVIGSILCGLSLSMQQLIVYRAIQGLGAGVVMPLTMIIIGDLYEEAKERAKAQGWISAVWGVAGVLGPLLGGFLVDTLSWRYIFFLNIPFGLMAFVVLLVNYKEEVVKEKRYIDYIGAVTFSVGTIAFLYALLTGSQHQNWGDPIIIGLFVLAVLTFIGFIYIEKKSPEPLIPLELFSIRSVSVINLLTLLVGSVVISITVYLPIWSQGVMGKSATAAGFVLMPMPVCWTIGSLLSGNLVGRLKTHSILTLGTAIVSTACFMLFLVSTHSPVFLIYVAVGVLGLGMGIITPIFMLVIQSAVPASKRGVAVALNTFTNTFSQTLGSAVFGTIFNLVTLSQAKKLGQENLNASFETGGVPAEELSKLNEILASGVHIIYSGTFLAALLSFAVSCLLVKNGHKKIKNISMQK, from the coding sequence ATGAGGAAACGAATCATGACAGCGCTGCTGCTTGTCACTGTTTTAGCTGCAATGGAAGGAACCATTGTCAGTACGGCTGTTCCAAGAATTACAAGTGATTTGTCGGGTATTGAGCTAGTTAGCTGGGTATATGCCATTTATATGCTAACAACCGCTGTATCCACACCTATATACGGAAAGTTAGCCGATCTATTCGGCCGCAAAAAAGTTATGCTTGTTGGAATCATTATTTTCGTAATCGGATCTATACTTTGCGGACTTAGCCTTTCGATGCAACAATTAATTGTCTATAGAGCTATCCAAGGGCTAGGCGCCGGGGTAGTTATGCCGCTTACAATGATTATTATTGGCGACCTGTATGAAGAAGCAAAAGAAAGAGCCAAAGCGCAAGGATGGATTAGCGCAGTTTGGGGAGTTGCTGGAGTTCTCGGGCCTCTTCTTGGAGGATTCTTAGTAGATACGCTGTCTTGGCGCTATATTTTCTTTTTAAATATACCGTTTGGACTAATGGCTTTTGTTGTTCTTCTAGTAAACTATAAAGAAGAAGTGGTGAAAGAAAAACGCTATATCGATTACATTGGAGCGGTGACGTTTTCAGTTGGAACAATTGCATTTTTATACGCGCTTTTAACCGGAAGTCAGCATCAAAACTGGGGAGATCCGATCATTATAGGATTATTTGTTCTAGCTGTTCTTACATTCATTGGCTTTATTTATATCGAAAAGAAATCGCCGGAACCTCTTATTCCGCTTGAGCTGTTTTCTATTCGAAGTGTATCTGTTATAAACTTATTAACACTTCTTGTCGGATCAGTAGTTATTAGTATTACTGTTTACCTTCCAATTTGGAGTCAAGGAGTGATGGGAAAAAGTGCAACCGCTGCCGGTTTTGTGTTAATGCCTATGCCAGTATGCTGGACAATTGGTTCATTGCTTTCAGGGAATTTAGTAGGACGTCTTAAAACGCACTCTATCCTTACGCTAGGCACGGCAATTGTAAGTACGGCATGTTTTATGCTGTTTTTAGTCTCAACCCACTCACCTGTATTTTTAATTTATGTAGCCGTTGGGGTCCTTGGTTTAGGAATGGGGATTATTACGCCTATTTTTATGTTAGTTATTCAATCAGCGGTCCCAGCTAGCAAAAGAGGGGTAGCGGTGGCTCTTAATACGTTTACAAATACATTTAGTCAAACACTAGGTTCCGCAGTGTTTGGTACAATCTTTAACTTAGTGACGCTTTCACAAGCGAAGAAATTAGGGCAAGAAAATTTGAATGCTTCGTTTGAGACAGGCGGGGTACCAGCAGAAGAACTGTCAAAGCTGAATGAAATTCTTGCATCAGGTGTTCACATTATTTACAGTGGAACGTTTTTAGCTGCTTTACTAAGCTTTGCTGTCTCATGCTTATTAGTAAAAAACGGACATAAAAAAATAAAGAACATATCTATGCAAAAGTAA
- a CDS encoding glycoside hydrolase family 68 protein: MKMKRVAKHTTAATLAAALLVGGGYQTFAKGNDSKDFNNSYGISHITRDNMVKIPQQQNSDQFKVPAFDESTIKNIASAKGKDASGNTIDLDVWDSWPLQNADGTVATYHGYQIVFALAGDPKDSNDTSVYLFYKKAGDKSIDSWKNAGRVFKDSDKFVPNDPHLKSQTQEWSGSATLTTDGKVRLFYTDYSGKQYGKQTLTTAQVNMSQPNDNTLKVEGVEDYKSIFDGDGKIYQTVQQFIDEGGYDTGDNHTLRDPHYIEDNGHKYLVFEANTGTEDGYQGEDSLYNRAYYGGNNPFFQSEKKKLLEGSNKEKASLANGALGIIELNDDYTLKKVMKPLITSNTVTDEIERANIFKKGGKWYLFTDSRGSKMTIDGIGQDDVYMLGYVSNKLTGKYKPLNDTGLVLHMDLDPNDKTFTYSHFAVPQTKGDNVVITSYMTNRGFYEDNHSTFAPSFLVNIDGSKTSVVKDSVLEQGQLTVDED, encoded by the coding sequence ATGAAAATGAAACGAGTTGCTAAGCATACAACTGCTGCTACATTGGCTGCAGCCCTACTAGTAGGCGGGGGATATCAAACATTTGCTAAAGGAAATGACAGCAAAGACTTTAATAATAGCTATGGAATTTCGCATATTACTCGCGATAATATGGTGAAAATTCCACAGCAGCAAAACAGTGATCAGTTTAAAGTTCCTGCTTTTGATGAATCAACTATTAAAAACATTGCTTCCGCTAAGGGAAAAGATGCATCAGGAAATACAATTGACTTAGATGTATGGGACAGCTGGCCATTACAAAATGCTGACGGAACAGTGGCGACTTATCATGGATATCAAATTGTGTTTGCCCTAGCAGGTGATCCAAAAGATTCGAATGACACGTCTGTTTATCTTTTCTATAAAAAAGCTGGAGACAAATCTATTGACAGCTGGAAAAACGCTGGAAGAGTGTTTAAAGACAGCGATAAATTCGTTCCGAATGATCCGCATCTTAAAAGCCAAACGCAAGAATGGTCTGGTTCTGCCACGTTAACAACAGATGGTAAAGTTCGTTTATTCTACACGGATTATTCAGGTAAACAATACGGAAAACAAACGTTAACGACAGCTCAAGTGAACATGTCTCAGCCAAACGATAATACGTTAAAAGTTGAGGGAGTAGAAGATTACAAGTCAATCTTTGATGGTGACGGAAAGATTTATCAAACGGTTCAGCAGTTTATTGATGAAGGCGGTTATGACACAGGGGATAACCATACGCTAAGAGATCCTCACTACATAGAAGACAACGGACATAAGTACCTTGTTTTCGAAGCTAACACTGGAACAGAAGATGGCTACCAAGGTGAAGACTCTCTATATAACAGAGCATACTACGGAGGAAACAATCCTTTCTTCCAATCTGAAAAGAAAAAGCTTCTTGAAGGATCTAATAAAGAAAAAGCTTCTTTAGCAAACGGGGCTTTGGGCATTATTGAGTTAAATGATGACTATACGCTCAAGAAAGTAATGAAGCCGCTTATTACATCAAACACAGTTACAGACGAAATTGAACGTGCAAACATTTTCAAAAAAGGTGGAAAATGGTACTTGTTCACCGATTCTCGCGGATCTAAAATGACGATTGATGGAATCGGACAAGATGATGTGTATATGCTAGGGTATGTTTCAAATAAGTTAACAGGAAAATATAAGCCTTTAAATGATACGGGATTAGTTCTTCACATGGATTTAGATCCTAATGATAAAACATTTACGTATTCTCACTTTGCCGTACCGCAAACAAAAGGTGATAATGTCGTTATTACAAGCTACATGACAAACAGAGGCTTTTATGAAGACAACCACTCTACATTTGCACCAAGCTTCTTAGTAAATATTGACGGTTCAAAAACATCTGTTGTAAAAGATAGCGTTCTTGAGCAAGGTCAGTTAACAGTAGATGAAGACTAA